AGCCGACATCCGGCTGCGCCAGGCGACTGTTGGAGACGCCGGCACCGGAGAGGAACCCGCTCTCGAAGCCCTGTTGCTCGACGAGCCGCGCACTGATGCCGTCGTATACGCCCGGAACGACCGTGATCTCCGATCCGGCGATCGTCTCCGCCAACCGCTCGCGCCCGTACATACGAGACAGACGACACCCGAGGGGTAAAGTACCGATCGGCCGAGTCGTCGGAGCGCGCCGTCAGGGCGAGTCGAACACCCACAGGAGGACGGACAACCCCGTCGCGACGAGAAGCGCGGCGGTGAGTACCCAGAACGCCGGCCGAAGTCCGGCCGTCTCCGAGACGACGCCGACGAGGGCGGGTGAGGACGCTCCGGCGACCATCTGAATCGTCCGCACCGCGCCGAGGCTCCCGCCGGCGACGGAGGTCGGAATGACCGACATGAGGTACGCCCCCCGTACTGGACGGTAGCCGTGTGCGCCGAGTCCGAGACACACGACAGCCCCACCCAGCATCAGGGGTCCAGCGACGTCCGACAGGAGGAGTATCGCTCCGAGGCCCGCCGTCGCCAGCCCGACAGTGAGCGCGATGAGCGGGAGCGCCCCCGTTCGATCGCTTATCTCCCCGGTGAGCAACTGAACGAGGCTGACCGCGAACAGGACGCTGAACAGCAGGCTCGCTGTGGTGGTAGTGAGGCCGGCCTCCCGCGTGAAGTACAACGGGAGGAACGCGAGCGTGGCGTTGTAGGCGAACGAGAACAGGGTCGTGACGAGGACGAACACGGAGAAGCGCCACTCCCGAAACAGCGCCCCGTACTCGCGGATCGGAACGGTCGTCTCGGTGTCGGCCCGGTCCGGCTCGGGATCCGGAAGCCGCCGGGGGACCCGGGCAACAAACCCGACCGTGACGCAGATCCCGACGATCCCGGCGACGAGGAAGGTCGTTCGCCAGCCGGCACCGACCACCCCGGGTGCGTTCGCGAAGAGCACGACTGCGGCGGGCGCCGCCGCGCCGCCGAGGGTCCCGAACGTGTCGAACACGCCGAGGGCACGCCCGGTCTGTCTAGGATACGTCCGCGAGAGCACCCGAATGCCGACCGTCTTGACCGGGCCGGTACCGGCGCCGATCGTCAGCATGGCCCCGACGAGGACGACCAGCGGACTGTCGACCGCCAGCGCGAGCGCCCCGACCGCCGCGAGTACGGTCCCCGCACCGATGACGGCCACGGAACTAACCCTGTCAGCGATGAGTCCCGACGGGAACTGCATCGCCGCGTAGACCATGAGCAGGCCGCTGAACGCCCCACCGAGGACCGCCGGTGAAACGCCGTACACGCGGGAGAGCCGTTCGAACAACGGCGGGAACGCGAAGCGAACGAACTTGCTCAGGAACCACAGTCCGGAGGTAAGCACGATCGCGTCAAAGCGGCCGATCCGGCCGACTAGCGATCGGATCTCCGCGGTCACCACGTGCGCTCTCGGACGCCGTGTCCGGTGGATATCATTACTCTGGTTCTGTCTGGGGCGACCTGTGATCTCTCCCGACGCGTGGCCGATAGCGGACGGGACGAGCGCCCTCCTGTCGTGTCGAGTCTCAGTGCTATCCGAGGGTTCTTAACTTGTGTCATGCTACGCTGTGCCAGGATGACTCGGCGTGAACGCATCGGTTCGTCTTCGGACTGTCTCGATGCCTCTCGGATCGGTTTGATCGACCTCCGGGCGTCGTCGGCGACGGGACGACGATGACGCTCCTCGATGTCGACGACCTAGCGGTCCGGTACGACACGCGCGAAGGGCCGCTCCACAGCGTGAACGGGATCTCGTTCAGTATCGACGACGGCATCAACTACGCGCTCTCGGGTGAGTCGGCCTCGGGAAAGTCCACGACCGCGAAGGCCATCCTGGGGCTGTTGCCGGACCACGCGGAGATCGAGTCGGGAGCGATCGAGTTCGAGGGACGGGACCTGCGCTCGCTGACGCCGTCGGAGCGGCAGGATCTACTCTGGGAGGAGATCGCGTTCATTCCACAGACGGCCATCGACGCGCTCGACCCGGTGATGACGGCCGGCGCACAGATCAGGCAGGCGATCCAGACGCACCGGGAGCTCTCGGAACGCAACGCCCGTCGGCGCGCACGCGAACTGTTCGAGATGGTCGGGCTGGACCCCGACCGCGTCGACGACTATCCCCACCAGTTCTCGGGCGGGATGCGCCAACGTGTCGTCATCGCGATGGCGCTCGCGCTCGATCCGAAGCTCGTCATCGCCGACGAGCCGACGACCGGCTTGGACGTGGTCGTTCAAGACAAGATCATCGACAACATCCTCCAGATACAGGAGGAGACCGACAGCTCGCTCCTGTTGATCACGCACGACTTGAGCGTCATCGCCGAGACCTGCGACGAGATGTCGGTCATGTACGGCGGGAAGATCATGGAGCAGGGCTGCGTGGAGAACCTCCTGCTCAACCCCACGAATCCGTACACGATGGGGTTGAAGAACGCGTTTCCGGCGCTCGATGACGACGCCGACGACCTCGTCTCCGTCCCGGGAAAGCCGCCGAGCCTCGGCACCGAGCCGACGGGCTGCGTCTTCGAGCCGCGGTGTCCGTTCTCGAGCGAGGGGTGTGCGACAACGGAACCGGACGTGGAGACGATCCCGTACCGGAACCAGCGAGTCGCCTGCCACAACGCGGATCGAGCCGCACGGATACGCCAAGAGGCCGACGACGCCTCCACGTGGGGCGGCGCCACGGAAGGGTCACGATCCCGTGACGGTGAGGTGTTGCTCGAAGTCACCGACCTCTGCAAGTGGTACGAGCGTTCGGAGTCGCTGTTGGGGCGCTTCCCCATCGACGGCCTCTCGCCGACGGTAACCGGCATCTCGAACAGCGTCCGCCGGTGGTACGAACAGCGCGGCGAGATCCTCAACGAGGTGCTCAGGGACGGCGGATCACACGTTCGCGCCGTCGACGGCGTTTCGTTGTCCGTCGCACGTGGAGAGATCCTGGGCGTCGTCGGCGAGTCGGGCTGTGGGAAGACGACGCTCGGCCAAACGCTCGCGCTTCTTGAGGATCCGACTGACGGCGGGTTCGAATTCGACGGTCACTCACACGAGTACTATCAAGACGGGAACCTCCAGTCGTTCCGACAACGGTTACAGATCGTCTTCCAGAACCCGTACGACTCGCTGAACCCACGGCTGACCGTCGAACAGTTGGTCAAGGAGCCGCTGACGATTCACGACTACCGGACGGACGAGAAGGCCGAGGCCGTCCGGGAGACGCTCGAGCAGGTCGGGATGGCTCCCGCCGAGAACTATCTCGAGAAGTATCCCAACGAGCTGTCCGGCGGGCAGCGACAGCGTGTCGCGATCGCTCGTGCGCTGGTTATCGACCCGGACTTCTTCATCTGCGACGAGCCGGCGTCGATGCTCGACGTGTCGCTCCAGGCGGAGGTGCTCAACCTGCTTCGGACGCTCGCGAACACGCGGGGTATCGGCGTGTTGTACATCTCTCACGACCTCGCGAGCCTCACACAGATCGCCGACAGGCTCTCGATCATGTACCTCGGACAGTTCGTCGAACAGGGACGGACCGAGCGCGTCGTGAACGACCCGAAGCACCCCTACACGGAGGCATTACTCTCGGCCGTCCCCGAAACGGACCCGCGAGGGAGCCGCGAGCGTGTCTTCCTCGACGGGAAACCGTCCGACCCGGTGGGGGAACCGCAGGGGTGCCGGTTCGCCCCCCGCTGTCCGAAGGTAACCGACGAGTGTCTGGACGCGGAGCCCGAGCTCGACGAGTGGACGGGACCGGACCACTCGGCCGCGTGTTTCCGGCCGGCGGAGCGACCGGAGCCGGACGAGCCCGCACGGGTCAGCGGGTCCGTCGACGACTGACCGGGTGAACGGTCGCACTCGTCGAGCGCCCAAAGGCGCACACGCACGAACGACTCACGTCGGTCGCCCCGCGACGGTTGACTTCCCTACTACGGCGGACGAAACTGTGTAGACGGCGACGGATGTCCGCGTTTCACAGCCAAATCGAGGCGGATGCCCCGAGACTTGACCCCGAGGCAATTTACAGTCGACCACGTCACTCCTCGTAATCGCCCATTGATCTTATCCAATGACGGTGTGAGTCTCCGGCATGGTTCAGCGCTCGCTGCTATACTCGCCCGGGGACGACCGTGAGATGTTGAAGAAGGCAGTCGAGACCGAAGCGGACACGGTCGTCTTCGATCTGGAGGACGCCGTCGCGCCCGCCGCGAAGGAGGGGGCGCGGGCGACCGTCCGGTCGATGCTCGATGACCTGGACGACCCTACCCCGAACGTCGCCGTCCGCATCAATCCGTACGACCTATCGGGGCCGGCTGATGTCGCCGCAGTCGTCGGCGAGCCGGAACGGCCGCCCGACAGTATCCTCCTCCCGAAAGTGAACGACGCCGAGCCCGTCGAGTCTCTCCGCGACCAACTCACGGAACTCGGCGCTGCAGCCGTCGGCATCGTCCCGCTGATCGAGACAGCGGCGGGTGTCATCGCCGCCAACGAGATCGCGGCCGCACCGGGCGTCACGGCTGTCGCGTACGGCGACCAGGACTTCACCGCCGATATCGGTGCGACCGTCACCGACGACAAGACCGAGTCGCTGTACGCCCGCCAGCGGACGGTCGTCGCCGCTGCCGCCGCCGGCGTCGACGCGCTCGACACCGTCCACACCGACATCAGTGACACGGAGGGACTCCGCGAACAGACCGAGTTCGTCGTCGAACTCGGCTTCGACGGGAAGCTCGCGATCCACCCTGACCAGATCGCCGTCATCAACGAGGCGTTCACGCCGGGGGAAGACGAACTCGAGTGGGCCGAGACGGTGCTCGCCGGGCAAGAACGGGCGAGCGATGAGGGCGACGGCGTGTTCACCGTCGACGGGCAGATGATCGACCCGCCGCTGGTCGAGCGCGCCCGGACGATCGTCCGGCGGGCAGAAGCTGCCGGGATCCGGTAGCCACGGCGCCTACCGACCCCGAGATCGACGGACTACGCGACCGAGTGCTCCGAGGCGATCCGCTCGATCGACTCGCGGAGTCGCTCGCGATAGGTGTCGAGGTCGTCGCCCACGATGGGGTTGCCATGGATCGGCGCGACGGCGTTCACGTCGTACGACGCGAAGATGTCGTCGAGCGTCCGGTCGACTTTCTCCGGGGCGACGTAGCGGAGCCAGACGAGGTTGTCGCGATGGTACTCGTAGATCCGATCCGTCGGGGTCGACTCCGGGAAGTCGTCCGAGAGGTAGTCGCATCGCCCGGGGTCGTGGTAGTTACCGAACCCGTCGGCGGTGAAGAGGACGCCGTCGCCGTGGTCGTAGATCCACGTCGTGTGTGACCGGTCGGCCAGCGGCGGGTCGATGAAGCTGAACTCCCGGCCCTCGATCGTAAGCGAGCCGCCGATGTCGCACTTGCGGGCGTCCGGGAGCCCCTGCTGGGCCGGCGACGCCGACGAGGCGACGAGTTCGACGTCCTCCGTGTCGCCGCCCAGCGGCGAGACGTTCGCCGCGTGGGGATAGTCCGAGTGTGAGAGGACGATGGCGTCCGGACCGTCGCCGTCGGTCGCCTCGTCGACGGCGGCGGTGATCTCCTCGCGGTGGTAGAACGACCCCGAGTCGACGAGGACCGTCCCCTCCGGCGCGCGAAGGAGGTACAGCGAGACGTGTTCGTGGTCCCCCTCGTGTTCGTAACACTGGTTGATCCACTCGACGCTGGGGGTGACCTGGACCGTCATGCGTGTCCCTCCGCGCTGGCGTGTGCGCTCGTCTCCTCGCTCGTGGTGGTGTGTGCGCTCACCTGCTTGCTCGTGTAGGTGTGTCCCGTCATCCGTTCACCCGAGGGTTCCCACCCGGCCCTGTTCGTCGATCGTGCGCGTCACGTCCTTCATGAGTTCCATGTACTCGGTGGCGTCCTCGCGGATGACGAGCCCGTGTGCCGGCGCGACGATCTCCGGGTCGAACTTCTCGATCAGGGCGTCTATCTCCGCGTTCGTCTTCTCGACGTCGACGTACTGGTACCAGAACAGCACCCGTCCGTGGAATTCGACGAGCCGACTGACGTCGAACTCCCCGTCGAGTTCGTCCACGAAGACCAGCCGCTCGTTGTCGAGGTGCGTGAACCCCATCCAGTCGACCGGGAACAGCGTCCCCGTCTCCCGTTCGGTCATCCACACCGAGACGGGCGCGTCGAGGAAGGTCGCCTCGTGGAACTCGACGATGCGGTTCCCGAGGGCGATCTCGTCGCCCTCGGTGACGTGGACCCCGTCGTCGAGCCGGTAGAGTTCGTGGTCGTTCCCGTAGCCGGGAGCGACGAGCGTCGTCTCCGGGTGCTCATCGAGGATCGCGAGCGCGTTCCCCGCGTGGGGGACGTCGGGGTGGGAGACGACGAGGTAATCGAGCCCGCGGTCGCCGACGAGCTCGTCGATAGCCGCGAGGATCTCGTCGGTGCTCGCGGGCGACAGCGTGTCGAACAGCAGCGTCTCGTCCCCGCCGTCGACGAGGTACGCACACTGGGGCACGTACGCCTCCTGCCCCTCCTCGTACCATTCCGGGTCACGGTCCGCCAAGTCCCACGACTCAGTCCTGTCCGGCCCGGCTTCGTAGATCCAGTGAATACCGGGCTCGATCTCGCGTGGCATGCGTTCACACCTGAACTGGCCGGCACAAAAGCCGTGGTGACCGTTCACTCCCCCCTATTTGAACGCCGGCGAGCATCGACGGCTATCGGGTACGGGTCGCCGCCGCCATCGAACACTCCGGGATGGCGTCCGGGACGTGAGAGACCAACGTTCGCGGATCAGTCGACCCGGAATTCCGCGAGGGTCTCGGGGTCGACCTCGATGCCGAGGCCCGGCCCGTCCGGCACGGGAACCGCTGTCCCCTCGTTCCGGATCGGGTCGACCGCGAGTTCCTCGCGGATCGGGTTCGGCGTCCGGTCGAACTCGAGGCGCGGCGATCCCGGGAGCGTCGCGAGCAACTGCAGGCTCGCCGCGAGCGCGACGGCGCTCCCGAAGACGTGCGGGTACGTCGCCAGCCCGGCGGCGTGGGCGATCTCGGCGGCCCGGCGCGACGACGTGAGCCCGCCGGCGCTGGTTACGTCCGGCTGGAGTACGTCGACCGCACCCGCGTTCGCCACGCGCCGGAACTCGGGCGCGAACGCCCAGCATTCCCCGCCGGCGATCGGCACGTCGCTGTCCTCGGCGAGTCGTGCGTACGCGTCGATCCGGTCGGGAGGGAGCGGCTCCTCGAAGAACTCGATGTCCAGATCCGCGAGACCGTCGGCCACGCGGCGGGCCGCCGGGAGATCGTAGGCGTGGTTCGCGTCCGCCATCAACGCGATGTCGTCGCCCACCGCCTCCCGGACGGCCCGGACGAGTTCGATGTCGTACTCCGGCCCCCAGCCGAAGTGTCGCTGCATGCCGATCTTCATCTTGAGTGCGCCGAATCCGGCGTCGACGTGGGACTTCGCCTCCGAGACGACCGACTCCCTGACCGTCTCGAACTCGTCGGCTGGCGGCCAGAAGTGTCCCGTCGCGTACGCGGGAACCGCGCCGCGCCGGCGCCCCCCGCGCAGCGTCGCGGCCGACGCCCCGGCCGCTTTGCCGCGGAGGTCCCAGAGCGCGAGGTCGACACCGCTGACGGCGCCCGCCGGGATCGTCGAGTGGTACGCCGACCGGAGGTCGTGAACGAGGTCCCCGTGGACCGACTCGACGCGTTCGGCGTCCCGTCCCCGAAGAACCGCCGCGATCCGGTCGTCGATCAGTTCGCGCGTTCCCGCTATCGGCCCCCAGCACTCGCCCCAGCCGACGGCGCCGTCCGCGGTCTCGATCCGAACCAAACAGTACTCGCGGGAGTCGATCCACTTCTGTGCGTTCGCGAACCGCTCGTCGAGCTCTCGACGTAACGGAACCGCGTCGACGTGTCGGATCTCCATCTCGTTGTGGGCCGATCGGTGCGATCCCTGATAAAGAATGATTACTATGGCGTCGCTTCGGGGGCAGGTACAGGCCAGTCTACGGAGTAGCGAACCGCATGGAAGAAACCGACCCGTCGCTATCGAGCGCCGATCTCACGGTCCCGGAACTGGGCCCGCTGTTCGACCCGGACTCGGTCGCCGTCATCGGCGCCAGTCCCGACTCGTTCTACTCCGGGAACCTCGTGGACAACCTCCTCGGATACGGGTTCGACGGAACGTTGTACCCCGTCAATCCCGGACGGGACGAGGTCTGGGGGCGGGAGTGTTACGACGACATCGCCGACGTGCCCGAGACGGTCGACCTCGCCGTCGTGAGCGTTCCGCGAGAGTACGTCGTCGATGTGGTCGCGACGGCCGGCGAGCGGGGCGTCCCGGTTGCGCTCGTCCTCACCGCCGGGTTCTCGGAGGCCGACGAGGAGGGCCGCGACTTGGAGTCGCAACTCGCCGAGGCGGCCGCCGACGCCGGCATCCGCGTCGTCGGACCGAACTGCATCGGCGTGATGTCGGCCAGGGGCGCGACGCTCACGTCGACCTGTTCACGCGAACCGGAGCCCGGTCGGATCGGCCTCGTCAGTCAGTCCGGCGCGCTGGCGTTCACCACCTTTTTCGAGCGTGCGGCGGACAGGGACCTCCATTTCAGCCACATCGTCTCGACCGGCAACGAGACCGACCTGACGCTCACGGACTATGTCGCCTATCTCGCCGAGCGGGACACCGTCGACGTGATCTGTACCTACGTCGAGGGGATCGAGGACCCCGAGCGGTTCATGCGCGTCGCCGAGCGGGCGACCCGCGACGGTACCCCGGTCATGACGGTGAAGATCGGACAGTCCGACCTCGCCGAGGCGGCGACGCTCTCACACACCGGCTCTCTCACCGGAGGGGACGACGCGTGGCAGGCGGCGTTCGATCAAAGCGGCGTCCAGCGGGTGCCCGACATTCCCGACCTGCTCTCGCGGGCGACCGCCCACACCGCCTACGACCACGTCGACGGCGACCGGATCTGTATCGCCTCGACCAGCGGCGGCCTCGCGAGCCTCCTCGCGGACATGGCGGACGAACGGGACCTCGCGTTGCCCGACATCGACGGTGGAACCGAACGAACGCTGCTGGACATCGACGAGCTACTGACCTACGGCGGCTTCCATAATCCCGCGGACATCCGCGGGTACGGCGCCGAGGTGCTCCCGGACATCGCCGACGCGCTGCTGGCCGACGACGCATTCGACGCCTACCTCTTCGCGATCGGTCTTCCGGGGGTCGACGAGCGCGCCGAGACGATCGCCGAGGATCTAGAGTCGATCGTCGCGGGTGCCGACGACCCGGTGTACGTGCTCTGGACGGGGCGGAAGGAACCGGACGACCCGACCGTGACCCCGCCATATGCGCGCCTCCGGGAGTCCGTGCCGGTGTACGAGGACCCGGGGCGCTGTCTGGACGCGATCGCGTCGACGACCGCGTACGTCGCGGACCGCGACCGCGTCGCCGGGCGACCGTCCAGGCGCGATCTCGCGGAGGATCTCGACGCTCCCGACCTCGACCTCCCTCGAGGGCGAGTCCTCGCGTGGGACGAGGCGGAACCCCTCCTGGACGCCTTCGACGTCCCCGTCGTCGAGACGCGCGTCGCGACCGACCCCGAGGAGGCGGTCGCGGCCGCCGAGGCCGTCGGCTACCCGGTCGTCCTGAAGGTCGACTCGCCGGCGCTCCCCCACCGGACGGACGCCGGCGCCGTCGCGCTCGGCCTCGACTCGCCGGAGGCGGTCCGCGGGGCGTACCGAGACGTGCGGGAGGCGGCGCTGGCACACGTCGATGAGTCGGACGTAACAGGCGTATTAGTCCAGCCGATGGTGGACAACGGCGTCGAGGCCATTCTGGGAGTCGCCCCCGGCGACGTGTTCGACTCGGTCGTCACCGTCGGTCCCGGCGGTGTCTTGGTGGAGGCGCTCGACGAGAGCGCGGCACTCGTTCCGCCGTTCTCGCCTACCGACGCCCGGCGCGCCGTGGAGGGAACCGCGCTCGCGGACCTGTTGACCGACCGCCGCGGCGGGGAGGCGCTGTCCGTCGACGCCGTCGTCGATCTCCTGGTGAACGTCGGGGAGTTGGCGGCGTCGGTGGACGCCGTCGCCGAACTCGACCTCAACCCGGTCGTGGTCACGGAGGACGGACCGATGGCCGTCGACGTGTTAGTCCGGACGCACGAATAGCCGGCGTCCCCTTCGAGACTGACCGTCTTCGACTGACAGGGGTCGCCCTCGACCGTCGGTACCGTCCAGTCCGGCCCCGATTCGGTCTCTTTGCTCCGGCTCCGTCGTTCGTGGAGCGTACGACGATCGCTAACTTCGAGAACGGACGAACGCGAAAACGAGCTGATCGTGAGCGGAGGACGAACGAGGGGAACCGCTGTCGGCTACAGCGTCATCTCCTCGCCGATCGCGTTCGAGACCTCGTCCTCGTGTTCCTCGGCGTAGCGTTCCAGCAGTTCCGTCTCGACGTCGTCGACCGGGAAGTAGCAGGCGGCTTCGTGTCCATCGTCGGCGAACGCGGACCGCGACGGGTCCTCGCCGCGACACTCCTCGGTCGCCTTCGGACACCGGGGTGCGAAGTTGCACCCGTTCGGCAGATCGACCGGGTTCGGCGGCTCGCCGGGCAACAGCACCCGCTGACGGTCGATGTCGGGGTCAGTCCGGGGTGAGGCGGACAGGAGCGACGCCGTGTAGGGGTGTTTGGGCGTCCGAACCACGTCCTCCGTGTCCCCGAGCTCCGCGATCCGCCCGAGGTACATCACTGCGAGCCGATCGGCGATCTGGGTGAGGCTCGCGAGGTCGTGCGAGATGTAGATGATACCGATGTCCCGCTCGTCGGCCATCTCCCGCAGAATGTTGAGGATATTGGCCTTCAGGGAGACGTCGAGCATCGACGCCGGCTCGTCGCAGATGAGCAATCGCGGCTCGAGCACCAGCGCCTGCGCGATGGCGACCCGCTGGCGCTCTCCGCCCGACAGCTGCGCAGGCAGCTTGTCGAGGTACTTCTCGGCCGGCTTCAGGCCGACGTCCTCGACCGTCTGTCTGACCCGACGATCGATGGTTTCGCGGTCGACCCCCTGGATCTTCAGGGGTTCGGAGACGGCCGCCTCGACCCGCTGGCGCGGGTTGAGCGAGTCGAACGGGTCCTGGAAGATGAACTGTACCTGCGAACGGAACTTCTTCGTGCTCTCCTCGAGCAGGTCGTCGACCGACGTGCCGTCGACGTGGATCTCCCCGCCGGTTCGTTCCTGCAGCGCGGCGATCACCTCCGCGAGGGTCGATTTCCCACATCCCGACTCGCCGGCGACGCCGACGATCTCGCCCTCGTGGACGGTGAGATCGACATCGTTGACGGCCTTCACGTAATCGGGGTCTTTCCCGCGAAAGTCCTCGAGGATCCCCTGTGGCTGCTCGAACCACTTCTCGAGTCCGCTGGTTTCGAGGATGACGTCACCGGTGTCGCCCGTCCTCCCGCTTTCGTCCCGGGGCTCTATCCCCCACGTCTCGGGGTCGGCGGCCTGCTCCCGCATCTCGTCGGCCCGGTCCGTGTAGTGACAGGCCGACAGTTGCCCGTCCGTCTCGACAAGTGGGGGATGGCTCTCCCCACATTCCTCCGTGGCGAAGGGACACCGGTTACGGAACACGCAGCCGGTCGGCTCGCGGGTGAGATCCGGCAGCGACCCGGGGATCGAAATCGCCTGCTCGTCGAACTCGTCGACCTCAGGGAAGGCGTTCTTGAGCCCCATCGAGTACGGGTTCGTCGGCGCCCGGAACACCTCGTCGGTGTTGCCCTGCTCCATCACCTTCCCGCCGTACAGGACCGACACCTCGTCGCACGTCTCGGCGACCACGCCCACGTCGTGAGTGATGAGCAGGAGCGAACTCCCCGTCTTCTCTTGGATCTCGAGCAGCTTGTCGATGATCTTGTCCTGGACGATCACGTCCAGCCCGGTCGTCGGCTCGTCGGCGATAATGAGATCCGGGTCCAGGGCGAGCGCCATCGCGATCGTGACTCGCTGACGCATCCCGCCCGAGAACTGGTGCGGGTAGTCGCCAGTCCGTGCCGGATCGAGCCCGACCATCTCGAACACCTCATCGACACGCTCGTTCGCGGTCGCCTTCGAGACGTTCCTGTGTTTGCGGATGGCCTGCCGGATCTGTGCGCCGACCGTCATCACCGGATCCAGCGAGTCCATCGCGCTCTGTGGGATGTAGGAGATCTCCTCCCAGCGGACAGACTTCCAGTCGCGCTCGGAGAGATCGATCAGCTCCCGACCGTCGAACCGGATGCTTCCCGAGCGGATCTCCCCGTTGTCGTCGAGGAGTCCGAGGACCGCCTTGGCGACGGTCGATTTGCCGGAGCCGGACTCGCCGACGAGTCCGTAGTTGTCCCCCTCGTCGATCGAGAAGGAGACGTTGTTGACGGCGTGGACGTCCCTGTTCGGCATCCGATACGTGATCTTCACGTCGTCGACTTCGAGCAGACTCATTCTTGCTCCGTTTGTAGGTCGGGATTGACTATCTCCTCGAACGCCCGGCCGACCAGGAAGACGGACGTCGTGACGGCACCGATACCGATCGCGGGCGGGAGTACCCACCACCACGCCACACGGATGGCGCCCGAGCGGAACACCTGCTGGAGCATCCGGCCCCAGGACGTGGTCGTCGGGTCGCCGAAGCCGAGGAACGCGAGCGACGCGCCGGCGACGATCGACCAGCCGACGGCGTACGCGGTGTAGAGGAAGCCGATCCCCAGCACATTCGGGGCGACGTGCAGGAACATCGTCCGCATGTGGCCGGCGCCCCGCGCTCTGGCGGACTTGACGAACGTCCGCTCTTTGACCGTCATCACTTCCGAACGGATGACCCGCGCGGGCATCTTCCAGAGGAAGACGACCAGCACAGCAGTGATCAGCCAGACGCTCGGGGTGACGAACGAGAGGATGACGAGCGCCATCGGCAGAAACGGCAACGCGAACGTCAAGTCGGTCATCCGCATCAGGAACTCGTCGACACGGCCGCCGAAGTAGCCGCTCGTGAGACCGACGAGGAATCCTAACACGCCGGTCCCGACGCCGCCGAACAGGCCGACGATGAGTGTCGGCCGTGCGCCGGCGAGGAACTGGCTCAATACGTCCTTGCCGAAGGAGGTCGTCCCCAGCATCGCCTTCCCTCCCGGTTCCTGAAGCCGCATCATCGACCCGCCCTGTTGGAGCGTGTCCTGGATGGGCTGATATGGGGCGATGTACGGCCCGAAGAGGCCGAGGAACACGAACACGGCGAGCGTCACGAAGCCAACTTTCGCAGCGGTGTCCTCGAGGACGTAACTGAGCGTCCGCTTGGCTCGTCCGAACTCCGAGCGCAATCTGTCGACCGCGGTGTCGGTATCGAGTGTGTATCCCGACATCAGACGTCACCTGCCTCGACAGTCGGATCCAGTTTCGCGTACGCTACGT
This sequence is a window from Halobaculum roseum. Protein-coding genes within it:
- a CDS encoding MFS transporter, whose protein sequence is MVTAEIRSLVGRIGRFDAIVLTSGLWFLSKFVRFAFPPLFERLSRVYGVSPAVLGGAFSGLLMVYAAMQFPSGLIADRVSSVAVIGAGTVLAAVGALALAVDSPLVVLVGAMLTIGAGTGPVKTVGIRVLSRTYPRQTGRALGVFDTFGTLGGAAAPAAVVLFANAPGVVGAGWRTTFLVAGIVGICVTVGFVARVPRRLPDPEPDRADTETTVPIREYGALFREWRFSVFVLVTTLFSFAYNATLAFLPLYFTREAGLTTTTASLLFSVLFAVSLVQLLTGEISDRTGALPLIALTVGLATAGLGAILLLSDVAGPLMLGGAVVCLGLGAHGYRPVRGAYLMSVIPTSVAGGSLGAVRTIQMVAGASSPALVGVVSETAGLRPAFWVLTAALLVATGLSVLLWVFDSP
- a CDS encoding ABC transporter ATP-binding protein, producing the protein MTLLDVDDLAVRYDTREGPLHSVNGISFSIDDGINYALSGESASGKSTTAKAILGLLPDHAEIESGAIEFEGRDLRSLTPSERQDLLWEEIAFIPQTAIDALDPVMTAGAQIRQAIQTHRELSERNARRRARELFEMVGLDPDRVDDYPHQFSGGMRQRVVIAMALALDPKLVIADEPTTGLDVVVQDKIIDNILQIQEETDSSLLLITHDLSVIAETCDEMSVMYGGKIMEQGCVENLLLNPTNPYTMGLKNAFPALDDDADDLVSVPGKPPSLGTEPTGCVFEPRCPFSSEGCATTEPDVETIPYRNQRVACHNADRAARIRQEADDASTWGGATEGSRSRDGEVLLEVTDLCKWYERSESLLGRFPIDGLSPTVTGISNSVRRWYEQRGEILNEVLRDGGSHVRAVDGVSLSVARGEILGVVGESGCGKTTLGQTLALLEDPTDGGFEFDGHSHEYYQDGNLQSFRQRLQIVFQNPYDSLNPRLTVEQLVKEPLTIHDYRTDEKAEAVRETLEQVGMAPAENYLEKYPNELSGGQRQRVAIARALVIDPDFFICDEPASMLDVSLQAEVLNLLRTLANTRGIGVLYISHDLASLTQIADRLSIMYLGQFVEQGRTERVVNDPKHPYTEALLSAVPETDPRGSRERVFLDGKPSDPVGEPQGCRFAPRCPKVTDECLDAEPELDEWTGPDHSAACFRPAERPEPDEPARVSGSVDD
- a CDS encoding HpcH/HpaI aldolase/citrate lyase family protein, with protein sequence MVQRSLLYSPGDDREMLKKAVETEADTVVFDLEDAVAPAAKEGARATVRSMLDDLDDPTPNVAVRINPYDLSGPADVAAVVGEPERPPDSILLPKVNDAEPVESLRDQLTELGAAAVGIVPLIETAAGVIAANEIAAAPGVTAVAYGDQDFTADIGATVTDDKTESLYARQRTVVAAAAAGVDALDTVHTDISDTEGLREQTEFVVELGFDGKLAIHPDQIAVINEAFTPGEDELEWAETVLAGQERASDEGDGVFTVDGQMIDPPLVERARTIVRRAEAAGIR
- a CDS encoding MBL fold metallo-hydrolase; the protein is MTVQVTPSVEWINQCYEHEGDHEHVSLYLLRAPEGTVLVDSGSFYHREEITAAVDEATDGDGPDAIVLSHSDYPHAANVSPLGGDTEDVELVASSASPAQQGLPDARKCDIGGSLTIEGREFSFIDPPLADRSHTTWIYDHGDGVLFTADGFGNYHDPGRCDYLSDDFPESTPTDRIYEYHRDNLVWLRYVAPEKVDRTLDDIFASYDVNAVAPIHGNPIVGDDLDTYRERLRESIERIASEHSVA
- a CDS encoding MBL fold metallo-hydrolase is translated as MPREIEPGIHWIYEAGPDRTESWDLADRDPEWYEEGQEAYVPQCAYLVDGGDETLLFDTLSPASTDEILAAIDELVGDRGLDYLVVSHPDVPHAGNALAILDEHPETTLVAPGYGNDHELYRLDDGVHVTEGDEIALGNRIVEFHEATFLDAPVSVWMTERETGTLFPVDWMGFTHLDNERLVFVDELDGEFDVSRLVEFHGRVLFWYQYVDVEKTNAEIDALIEKFDPEIVAPAHGLVIREDATEYMELMKDVTRTIDEQGRVGTLG